Proteins encoded in a region of the Planktothrix sp. FACHB-1365 genome:
- a CDS encoding GNAT family N-acetyltransferase, whose translation MLLKKAPEKLTLDSFNLVTCCDQRFWNAAAKLLENPKIMRWVLAGALSPEQAQNELQQWQKQWQKYGYGNYFVTDKQGEWLLGFVKIYNSDRSPFAQLGYAVDTPYQGRGLGTKFANAAINIAFEILNQPQLSAYARVQNHPSRRILEKVGFRCNNDNLLIDNRDYCQYSLTQERYFQMLAIRQAS comes from the coding sequence ATGCTTCTGAAAAAAGCCCCTGAAAAACTAACCCTAGATTCCTTTAACCTGGTAACGTGCTGTGATCAACGGTTTTGGAATGCTGCTGCTAAACTGTTGGAAAATCCCAAAATCATGAGATGGGTTTTAGCAGGTGCACTGTCTCCTGAACAGGCACAAAACGAGTTGCAGCAGTGGCAGAAACAGTGGCAAAAATATGGCTATGGTAACTATTTTGTTACCGATAAACAGGGGGAATGGTTGTTAGGTTTTGTGAAAATCTATAATAGCGATCGCTCTCCTTTCGCCCAACTGGGTTATGCCGTTGACACTCCCTATCAAGGTCGTGGCTTAGGGACAAAATTTGCAAACGCCGCCATTAATATTGCCTTTGAAATCTTAAACCAACCCCAATTATCAGCTTATGCACGAGTCCAAAACCACCCTTCACGGCGAATTTTAGAAAAAGTTGGTTTTCGCTGCAACAACGATAATTTGTTGATTGATAATCGGGACTATTGCCAATATAGCTTAACCCAAGAACGCTATTTTCAAATGTTAGCTATTCGTCAAGCGTCTTAA